TGCTAGTCCATAAGATATACTGGAGAACATTGTAGAAGTCAGCTTTTTACGCAGAGGGAAATTATGCACCGACCAATTCGATGTTTCAACATCTCCCGGGGCAACCCATGGGGAATTCGAACCTTGTCTGAGTAGGGTGTGTAATTTAAATCCGTGTAATACATGCTTTGATTTTATAGGAGGAGTTTAGAAGTTAAGTGTCCGCTTTCGTGGGCGAATAGCTTAGAAGAATACTCTCACATCGCAGAATGATgcgtacaagaaaaaaatccaacagCGGCCCAAAAACTATGTACGTGACCGCTTTATTCTACAATATTCGTTGATCACTCAAAGAATCGTTCGATAGAAAAATTGTGTTTGAGTGGAGCATTTGAACGTAGTTCTGGCCCAGGGGGGCGGGAATTTGTGCAAACCATTCTTAGAAAGTTCAAATAAccggtgggagggggggggggggagaatcACCGTGAAGATATAGAGGCTTAGAATTGATCGACGAATTAttaattcttttgaaattttatggaAGGTTGCTAAGATTTATGAGTACTAACTTGTAAGGCATGGTAATTCCCAGGCAGTAACTGCTGGATATGAACTTCTCCAAAGGCTCCAAGTTGTTGCCCTTTTGAGTGGCAGTTGTGTCATTCCACCATGGTTTATCATATACCGCTGCCCCATAGAATGCAGGCACACCAACAATTGATTCGAATATTTGATGGCCTGTAATATTTCGAATGACGTCACCTTCGATCTTCTTCAGAGCAGCTGGTCCAACGGTGATAACTGTTTTATTGGCTTTCACAGTTAATTTTGTAGtttgaagaagaaatttatCTCCTTCTTTGTTGATCGAAGCAACTGTCTCTTTACGATAAATTTTACCGCCTCCACTTTCCACTTTTTTAGTGAGCTCTTTGACAATTTCTGAGATTCCTTTGGAATTAGGAGGCCTTTTCGCATCTGCTGATGCGGTGTTAACATGATATTCTTTCTCAAGATAAGTTCTATAACTCATTGGATTTATGGCTTGCATGTAGTGACCTTTGAGGCCAAACTTTTCTGCCATAAGCTTGGTTCCCTCCGGGGACAGTTCGTACGAAAGGAAAGTCTCCGCGGTTGAGAATTGCGTGAAATTCCTCTTATCATTATAGATGAAAGCTGCAGTTTCCGTGAGTGTTTTATTGTCGAGTGGCTTGCGGTGTCGTAAAGTTGGAAATGCTTTAAACTTCAGATCATCAAAGCTATTTGCAAACTGTCCGCGAGCTTCAACACGTTTAGTTTTTGGATTCCACAAGGTATCACTGCTGTTGAATAAATGACGTACAAGGTccctgaaaatgaaaacagaaattaatCCAATTGAATCAATTCCTTCAAAATTATGTGTACGTCACAATTCGTTCGAATTTACATTCTGTCATAATCTCTCTATGATTTTGATTTGCGATGCGATATTATCGTCTCCATTACTGGCTGGCCTCCTTATTCGTTTCTGTTGtcttctttcctttattcttcaaTGTTCATGGTTAAATGAAGCAAATCAGAGTTCAAGATGCGCATGATACGACAATAACGAAAATTTACCTCACTCTCAAGATGTTACTCAGTTAGCAATGACGCCTAATTAATATCAGCGGGGAATGGGTTCCAATGTTTTCGAAGTCTATATAAGACAAATGAGTGCAGGCCGCAGTTCATTTGTGAGATCAGCTCTTTTCTGGTAGCTCATCTATGCTTGGGTACCCTTATACTACATCTACACATTTCATGGTTAGAATTTATATTCAAGAAAATTTCTGTGAAATGGCTCTCATATAACGACGTAGTTTTTTACTCTTAAAAATTCTTTGGCGCCTTCGagcatttaaaaaaactgtcacGATTTATGTTTATTGATACGAACTTGGTAATATGTTTGAGAGAAATTGAAGCTTACTGTTCTGCATAGCTGTCACCGGAAATGTCCCACTGCCctaagcctgaaaaaaaaaaaaaaaaaaaaaaaaaaaaaaaaaggggaaacgTTGTCTTTATACGTTGGTGAAGCAAGTAAACGATGTACAATACCTTTTAGTCGCTAACTAAAACATAGCTATTGATTACTACATAGATAAAGCTTGACTCTTGGTGTTATGTTAACTTACCTACTACAACATCCGGTACCTGGGGAAAAACATGGTCATAAATGTTTTCAACGCTGTCCTCTGTGTCGAAGACGCAGACGTTTGTTTCATTCGTCTTGTCAAAAAGTGAATATGCCACCAATAAGCCACCCGCACCTATAAATTAAGGAAATAGactttaaagaattaaagagatTATCAAAAGGATTACTGGTGCAATGTCTGACTTCCTATGACAAAATTAATACACTATCTGAAAACGTAACAAGAGTGTTATCTGAAAGTGTTATCCTGATTTGACCAAtttcctcactttcttaaaaagaaatttatggcAAGTAGATAAAATAGAGGGTTAAGAGACTTGAATGGTTCACGTTTAAGTTACTCAAGAGTAACTATCCCTTGCAGAATCTGATGCCAAACGGTGGTATCCAGTTCTCACCTGCTCCAACTATGGCTGTGTCGCActctaaaaaatttatttgaggGCCCGTGGTCGGTGCTGCCGTTGTTGGCCCAGCAGTTGATGCGGCAGTAGCTGTAGCTGAAGTAGTCGTTGGTTTATCTGTGGTTGTTGGAGCAGCAGTTGATGGTTTTTCTGTGGTTGTTGGAGCGGCAGTTGATGGTTTTTCTGCGGTTGTTGGAGCAGCAGTTGATGGTTTTTCTGTGGTTGTTGGAGCAACAGTTGATGGTTTTTCTGTGGTTGTTGGTTGTGCTGTGGTTGTTGGAGCAGCAGTGGTTGATGGTTTTTCTGTGGTTGTTGGTTGTGCTGTGGTTGTTGGAGCAGCAGTTGTTGATGGTTTTTCTGTGGTTGTTGGTTGTGCTGTGGttgttggttgcgctgtggtTGTTGGAGCAGCAGTTGTTGATGGTTTTTCTGTAGTTGTTGGTTGTGCTGTGGTTTTCAGAGCGGTGGTTGATGGTTTTTCTGTGGttgttggttgcgctgtggtTGTTGGTGGAGCAGTAGTTGTTGCCGTGGttgttggttgcgctgtggtTGTTGGAGCAGTGGTTGTTGGTGGAGCGGTagttgttggtttttctgtggttgttggttgcgctgtggtTGTTGGAGCAGTGGTTGTTGGTGGAGCGGTAGTTGCTGCTTTTTCCGtggttgttggtttttttgtggttgttgaAGCAGTGGATGTTGGTGAGTTTGCTTTATCTGTAGTTGTTGGAGCAGTGGTTGTTGATGGAGAAGTAGTTGTTGCTTTCTGTGAGGTTGTCGGTTGTGCTCTagttgttggtttttctgtggTTTTTGGTTGTGCTGTAGTAGTAACACTGGCTTTTGTTTCAGTAGTAGTAGAAGAAGGCTCGGTTTTCACCGTTGTTTCCTGAGGAGTTGTTGGTGTCTGACTGGGTTTTAGCTCGGTTCCCTCGGATGTGATCGGAAGTTCTGTTGGTTTCTCTTTTGTGGTTACGTCCGTTTCTTTGGTTGTGCCAGAAGATTCTGTTGGTGCTGTAGTGGACTCTTCATCACCTGATGAAATAATAGAAGAAGTTCAACATTCGTgtaacattgttttgttttactttttttctaagaaaaattataataaaataacttttctcTATTTGCCCTCATTGCCAAGATAACAATAAATGACTCCGACGGCTATAAATGTTAAACGATGCGGTATTTGACGCTTCACAGCCTCGTTTCCTGAAATAACGACATAAAATAGGACAATGTTGCGCATCATCCCGCCCATACTTTACCCATACAGGTCTAAGTATATATTTATGGGgttatgggggggggggtggagagGGATTTGGCCTGTGGCCCCTAAAATGGAGTTGCAGTGGTATTTGTAATTTCTAATTTCTTATGATTGGTTTTGGATCAGGTGTAGTAGATGCTTTAGTTATCATAGCAAAGTTTGAATTTCCGCGGTTGTCGCCTGAACACATGGCAAGAAATCGATGTCAGTCAGCGACTGATGTCGCGGACGCAACACGAGCTGCGTTTCACCTTACTGCGTCTGCGCATCCCACTAGAatcaaacatctttttttttttagtcgaGTTCCTCTTTCCTCCTTGTCCCTTTGGCCTTTGCATATTCACTTTGTACTTTTCcacaaatttttcttaaagattcATTAACTTCTAGTCTAATTTTTTCATCACTGCTAATTGCAAATGCATTTCCTGGAACAGAGTAATCAAACAGA
This is a stretch of genomic DNA from Pocillopora verrucosa isolate sample1 chromosome 12, ASM3666991v2, whole genome shotgun sequence. It encodes these proteins:
- the LOC131798949 gene encoding uncharacterized protein, producing MSTSMRTFDSTTTLTVSEGYDLTNQQHYSKRRCQCACGALNRKVTFRVWHLLLFFFVILLIMLLVGVLAAMYGPREPNSKHSKVYVEGDEESTTAPTESSGTTKETDVTTKEKPTELPITSEGTELKPSQTPTTPQETTVKTEPSSTTTETKASVTTTAQPKTTEKPTTRAQPTTSQKATTTSPSTTTAPTTTDKANSPTSTASTTTKKPTTTEKAATTAPPTTTAPTTTAQPTTTEKPTTTAPPTTTAPTTTAQPTTTATTTAPPTTTAQPTTTEKPSTTALKTTAQPTTTEKPSTTAAPTTTAQPTTTAQPTTTEKPSTTAAPTTTAQPTTTEKPSTTAAPTTTAQPTTTEKPSTVAPTTTEKPSTAAPTTAEKPSTAAPTTTEKPSTAAPTTTDKPTTTSATATAASTAGPTTAAPTTGPQINFLECDTAIVGAGAGGLLVAYSLFDKTNETNVCVFDTEDSVENIYDHVFPQVPDVVVGLGQWDISGDSYAEQDLVRHLFNSSDTLWNPKTKRVEARGQFANSFDDLKFKAFPTLRHRKPLDNKTLTETAAFIYNDKRNFTQFSTAETFLSYELSPEGTKLMAEKFGLKGHYMQAINPMSYRTYLEKEYHVNTASADAKRPPNSKGISEIVKELTKKVESGGGKIYRKETVASINKEGDKFLLQTTKLTVKANKTVITVGPAALKKIEGDVIRNITGHQIFESIVGVPAFYGAAVYDKPWWNDTTATQKGNNLEPLEKFISSSYCLGITMPYKGSGTSGKVVLHTIANNGGCSDWWGKLWEISTNNDVIDKALKRALKEKFQRDIPDPLETRYKYWKEGFWFFQKPGAYFSSTTIRQWARRPLTGQDVFLVNRAYYDFGGYLDYTIRSAFEAVQEGWNSKLVIDV